The DNA region CAGGAATTGTTTTTGTCCCTCTGGCTTTCCCCTTGGCAAGAGTACAGTGCAGTGCCCAACGCCAAGCTTCATCAACTAATACCCAGTGCACCTGGCACATTACCTTAGCTTATCTCTCCCTTCAACACATCCataatgtactgtactttactatacTGTACAGGCTGTCTGTACAGGCTGTCTTAACTGTACACCTGTCTCTCTGCATCTAACGGCTTCCCTTTCCCTCACTTATTAGGACATAATCCTCCTTCTGAACAGAGAGGCTGTCTGAGACTGGGTGCCGCTGATTGTAGCTGAACAAAAAAGATGATACAGTACAGAGGAGACATTTCTTTGGATGGTATTTCACCTCATTTCATGTCATTCAACAGTGCTGACGCTGGTCATGAGGGCTTAGTTTGCGGGAGAGAATTGTCCCACAGACAAAACTCCTCAGCAGGCGGACCGGGCCACGTCTAGCCCTAATGCtcatatccacaaagcatctcagaaaaGGTCCTAGGAATCCTGTTAAAACCTGTCTTAAAGACAGTTTGAGGTACCGCAAAGTATAGATAGGGATGACGCTCATTGGCATTGTTGCAAATGATGGGGGATATAAGCAATCGTGATGAGGCTTCGCCAGCTGTGAAATTTATAGAGCTTCAGAAAACCACAGAGAATGTGACTGTACATCAAATGTTGCAATGGTCAAATTGTGATCGAATTTTAGCATGACACAATCACTTTGCCTCCTCTTACTTCTTGCCTAATATGTTGGccttttttaaaaaacaaattctgataTTTTGAATAATGTACTATGCATAGGCTTTTACAGTATAAATCCTCATTTGgactatattactgttatatcaACAAACCTGTCATTCCCATTCAATAACTCGCTTTTGGCACAGCCGGCATCAAGTTGCTTGCAATTATTGTTGCATAAAAAGTTTGAACGGTCTATCATTAATCATCAAACACATAGGCCCTAGATGCTGTCAATTGCCCAACTTATAGACATGCCCAATTTAGGGGTAGTTTGAAATGACATGATGTAAGTTAATGAAATAATTGAAAGAAAAAGATGCCTCATGTGAAATCATTGTCAAAAGCTCTAGATATAGTGGCGCATGTACTGTAGGTCTCCATTATATAGAAATATTATAATATTCTGTCAATTCCAAAGCATACCACTGACTTGCTGCCTTTTTCTATAATCAACACACCTGCTGGTAACTTTtaactggttaggacagctcaGGAGGTCTCCTAAATATCTGTCTACTAGGTTGGTCTCATATGACTAAAGAGGCTTCATGCAttgcatttattttttacccataaGAGTAAGAgtaaaatgtctctattcctatCACTTATGACCAATTTTCTACTCTGAGACCcttttgtggatacgggcccctGATTATATACTCCTTGATGATAAGCAGCCagctgtgtgcgtgcatgtgtcctGAATCAGGACTTTCCTAATCGTCCTGTAACAGCTGGACATTAGGCCACAGGATAACGTAAGAGTGTGTAGGTTTCTGTGACGGTAAGAGACTCACCAGGTCAATGACTAACAGGGGGTCTGGGGCTTTTAAACAGTCAACCACAGCAGTCATTTTGTGGGTGAATCAAGTCACTTACAAAGCGATCTACTCATCATAAAGATACAGAGAGCACTCAGTCTCACGAGAGCCCTTCTATGCGGTAAGAGTCTTTTGTGACAGAAGGGTAAAATTATTGGAcacagcggtgtgtgtgtgttcctggccCTATAAAGAAGTCCCTCGAAATGCATTTTCTCAACCTGTTCATCTCACCAACTGCTTGGCTTCTTTTGACTCATTGCTCACAGCATGTTATGGCTTTGAACTGTGCGATGGTATTAGACTTCTTCACCAGATTCTGCAGCCATGAGTGTTGAGCTCTGATCTGTTCTACGCCACCCGGGTTCAGTGGAGAGGCAGGCTCCAGGCTGCACTCATTACGGTGTGAAGAGCGCACAGGTCTCCCTTGCTGTTCGAGCGAGTGGTATAATGGTGTGGTTGCTCCAGTCATTGGGCGGAGGGCGCTCGGCCTCAGAGTACCTGACATCAGGGTCACTCGTCTGAGAGCAAATATGTTGTGCTTTGAGGTTCACTATCACAGACAGAATAAACacagatgtgcacacacacaggctcacatgTTGATGAACCAGCGAAGTTTATTGTACATCAAAGTGGATTTAAAGTGTAGTTCTTAGGGATCGGGACATAAGCTATACTCCAACCATCCACAGCtcaaactaactaactaacaactCTTCAACTGCTTGAAAGAGCCTTTCAAAAAAGCCACAGTTTTACCCAGCATAACTCTCTTCACGACCCCGGTGGCCTTTAGGGGAACAGCTTCCTGGTTCACATCCTCTGCCTAAAACAACACACCTCTAAATCTACTGCACCACCGAGGAGAgtcaacacacgcacgcacgcacacacatacacacactatgcACCGCGGCGGAGGGAGACTGGATACAGAGTCAACACACACATCGCCAAACACAACAGTGCGTGTTTCCGTGTttctggcagtgtgtgtgtgtctgtgtgtgtctctgtgtgtgtgtctctgtgtgtctctctctctctctctgtgtgtgtgtgtgtgtgtgtgtgtgtgtgtgtgtgctgcaagTGCCCTCTCAGGACCTCAGTGGTGAGGTCCAGCTCCCTAGCCATACCCTCCGTGGTCCAGAAATCATCTCAATCTCTACTTATTTTAATGAGAAGGCCACAAGCGTCGAAGCTTTATAATTAGCCAATGTAACAAGGAAAGAAATATTAAGAATTTCATTACTACAATAAACTTAAAGTTAAGCCACAAAAGCAGCACGTTAAAAGACCTGAATAATCATCTACTGAGACATACTTGAGGCATACTTTTTGATATCTCTTAAACAAAAAAAACTCTATGAACCAACCGCATCTCACATATAGGTATGTATACAGGTCTACAGAGCTATAAAAAACACCATTATCTTGGCCTTCCCTACAGTACTACAATCTAAATAAAGCCACGAAGAAGTTTGTTCTAGCTGCTCCACTAAAAGTCAGTTGTGCGCATTAGTCAAAGGATACAGGAAGTAGGAAATATGGCCAGGAGCTAGAGTAAACAGTTACACCGTGCTTACTCTGCAcgactgaccaccgcaaccgaGCATGTCAGGTACAGAAAACACCCCCTAAATGGCAAACTTTAGTCTGGTAGAAGCAGACTGCAAGGGACTGACAGACAACAGTTACACTGTCTAGATAAGCAACCAGGGGCTGAATAGACACCAGAAAGACAATCCAAGTGTCCATCCGCAAAGTGCGTGACCAATGAAACCCCAGTGTCTTACAACACACAGAGGTGAAGACTATCTGTGTCTCTCGGCAAACTAATTGAATGAGATTGTTTCTCCTTTGTTTCTCCTCAAACATAGCGGGCGACATTGAGTTTGCTGTTGGGGAGGGAAAATCCAACTGAAAATCCTATTGCTTATCGGCAATCATCTTTTGTTTGGACTCAAGTCTCGCTTCCTCCCCCCAAAAATCAAATCAGCTGACACGAAAGTGTAGGTGATAAATCTATATTTcctcttgtcacagcacaatctaTTTCTGTCATCTTTGTGCTCTGGGTCTAATCAGAATGgccttcactccctctccctctctttctctttctctccctctctctctctctctctccctctctccctccttcagtctctctcttcttcctttaGTCTCTAACACTCTCTTCCTCCTACCCTACCTCGATCCatacctccctcttctctctccctccactctctacctccttccaaacctatctctctctctccctccctcactccaggCTAAGGTATCAATGAGACGAGCGACCAGCTACATCTCCAGTAGAATCAATCACAGCCAGGTGAAAAGGCCTGATTGTGCCTTGGGTTTCACTTTGTTTTAGTGAATGGCACCTCTCCAGAATACCATTACTGTGTCAGCAACACTCTAAACTATAGGCCCCTTCCACTTGAAAAGTCTAACGGAGTACCTACCGATCTCTTCCCATTGACAACGACACTGAAACAGTGAGCTACACTTCTAGCTATTACACATGTTATAACAATTACAATGAAAATATGTTACAAGTATACACAGAAGCAATTTCAAACTGTGCAGTAGTGGTGGTAGCCGTTTGTCCTTGGTCCCTTAGGCTTAGGACATCGAcggaggcgcactataggcccaCAAAATGTGTTAAATCTCACCGAGTTTTCAACTCCTTATCTACTCACAGAGAAGGATTCTTTGCAAAGGAAGGAGTGACTCGGCCTGCTCATCTTTCTTAAATTATTCCTCTTCAATTATTCATCCTGCTAACTGACGTCATCCTCTGTGTGAGGCCAGAGTGAAGACtttcagctgcaccatcgaaatcAACCAGCTGACTCACAGCACGCTGCAGAACCCACAGTGTCACTGCTCACAACTAGATAactaattggtagttacagtcttgtcctatcgctgcaactcccgtacggacaccggacaggcgaaggtcgagagccatgcgtcctccgaaacacgaccctgccgagccacactgcttcttgacacactgcttgtttaacccggaagccagcgtCCTCTTGAATCTTAGGAATCGACTCTTGACGCTCAGAAAATGGGAGTCGAGGAATCGAGGAATGCAAGGAATCGAGGAATCAATTCTTTTGAAGTTGACTCTCCACCACGACATCATCGACATTAAACAGTTGCAGAAATGTCAGGGAAAGGCAAGCGACAGCAGCAAAGTCCTGTATGGCAATACTTTGAGACGTTAAATGAGAAGGTGGTGAAATAAACCTTTTGTAAGGTGGAAGTGAGGTACAGTAATGGAAGGACATGTGCAATGCTTAACCATCTGAGAGGGACACACCGTGAGACCCAAACCATTGCTGGCATCAGCACAAATGCACACAAAAAAAGCGTCAAGtcagagtagctagcttgtctaaatactttagctggcatgcctgctggcaaggttggtcgTCTTTAGAAAAGTAAGCAATAACTAAATGCCCTGAATAAGACTCACGTTCCTTTCAatattttacccagattttagcagagatgcagagaaccATATTTTGTTTCTTTCACCACTAGTCAAGAGGATACCGACAGCTCAAAACGTATATTAGATATGCagtaaaatatacatatattttttacatagaattaggCATAATGATTATGGATCTAGATTGCAGTGAAAAAGCCTTCTCCAACTTACGTGGGGGGGGGGCCTGGAAGTCCATTTTGAAGTCCATTTTGGAACAAAGGGTTGTCTGACATGGGCAAGCCAAAGAAATGTTAGTGTGTTAAATATAATAGTTCTGATGATCAATACTTACTGAATCCCTTCAGTCACAAGGAGTAAATGATGTGCTCTGGAAAAGCCCAAGTATGCCACTCAGGTAAAAGATGTAATCATCGGTAGAGTTAGAGTGTTGCAGTGGCTTACCTCTGGTACCAGGCCATGCTCCTCCTGGTCCTGTAGTCCGTCCAGTGCATCAGTTGGACCTTGTTCAGATAGCTGGGACAGGCAGACTCCAGAAGCTCCCGAGTCACTCTGTACACATTATCATAACAAACCAAATAAAACAGTGAagagaaatagcctaatagtgtACGTTGCTGGATAATGGGATATAGTGTTATTGATGCCATCTCATGTGTCCATCTCAAACACAGTAGGCATTACCTATCTTGACATTATGTAATTGTATCACATCAAAAGCAATACTTGGTGTTGGGTTTAATATGATACAAGTTCTCACCTTGTAATATCCAATAACCTGTTtggctatgttgttgatgttcaGCATGTATTGGTGCAACTTTCGCTGGTACCTCAGAGCAGTCAGCTGCGCCTCGCTTTGGAGGGATGACACCTGGGCCAGTAGCGACTGCTCTCTCCTGACCCACCTGAGCCGCTGCATCCGGGCTTCATGCTCCAAGGTAACGCTCCGTTCCTGGAGCGCATCGTTCAGCATGCGAAGCGCATCTAAACAGCAATGGTCTCCCTGGGCGATGTCTGTCTGCAAGAGAAGTCTGCATCCTTTCTTACAGACACCCACATCTCTGTGGTCAAAGTTCGAGTCGTCGTTTACCATA from Oncorhynchus mykiss isolate Arlee chromosome 1, USDA_OmykA_1.1, whole genome shotgun sequence includes:
- the LOC118966705 gene encoding E3 ubiquitin-protein ligase PDZRN3-B-like; amino-acid sequence: MDNGLCMVNDDSNFDHRDVGVCKKGCRLLLQTDIAQGDHCCLDALRMLNDALQERSVTLEHEARMQRLRWVRREQSLLAQVSSLQSEAQLTALRYQRKLHQYMLNINNIAKQVIGYYKSDSGASGVCLSQLSEQGPTDALDGLQDQEEHGLVPETSDPDVRYSEAERPPPNDWSNHTIIPLARTARETCALFTP